A section of the Paracoccaceae bacterium genome encodes:
- a CDS encoding sulfatase-like hydrolase/transferase, with translation MTATDRPNVLLVCTDHWPAELLGVAGHPVIRTPGLDQIALAGTRFTNCYSECPVCIPARRSLMTGLSPRSHGDRSFTENLAMPDATTLPQAFRDAGYQADAVGKLHVHPQRDRIGFDSVLLDEEGRTQFGMVDDYDTYLGDRGFAGRQYDHGMSTNQYDWRPWHLDDDLHVTNWATRAMARTIKRRDPTRPAFWYLGYRHPHPPLVPLQTYVDLYRDIEMDAPYVADWAQGGNLPYPIAAMQGRARLHSDSAILEARRAFYALCTHIDHQIRWLIGTLRQEKILDNTIVVFMSDHGDMLGNHGTVAKRLFYECSANVPMIVMGTKDNPRLQNRDTDDRLMGLRDVMPTLLDMCGIDAPGSIDGMSMADSQQREYIYGEWGEDDSACRMIRDQRYKLIYYPVGNLFQLFDLNDDPREMTNLSADTAHADVLTRMQEALRRELYGADLNWLDGDTFVGLPDKTYSWRADRGLHFQRGEGWPR, from the coding sequence ATGACGGCGACGGACCGTCCGAACGTTCTGCTGGTCTGCACCGACCATTGGCCGGCGGAACTGTTGGGGGTGGCTGGTCATCCGGTGATCAGGACGCCGGGGCTGGATCAGATTGCCCTGGCGGGCACGCGCTTCACGAACTGCTATTCCGAATGCCCCGTCTGCATCCCGGCCCGGCGCAGCCTGATGACCGGGCTAAGCCCGCGCAGCCACGGCGACCGCAGCTTTACCGAGAACCTGGCGATGCCGGACGCCACAACCCTTCCTCAGGCCTTCCGCGACGCCGGTTACCAGGCTGACGCCGTGGGCAAGCTGCATGTCCATCCGCAGCGCGATCGGATCGGGTTCGACAGCGTGCTGCTGGACGAGGAAGGCCGCACGCAATTCGGCATGGTCGATGACTACGACACCTATCTTGGTGATCGCGGTTTCGCCGGGCGCCAATACGACCACGGCATGTCGACCAACCAATACGATTGGCGGCCATGGCATCTGGATGATGACCTGCATGTGACCAACTGGGCGACCCGGGCCATGGCGCGCACAATCAAGCGGCGCGACCCGACGAGGCCGGCATTCTGGTACCTCGGCTACCGGCACCCGCATCCGCCGCTGGTACCGCTGCAAACCTATGTCGACCTTTACCGCGATATCGAGATGGACGCGCCATACGTGGCCGATTGGGCGCAAGGCGGCAACTTGCCTTACCCGATTGCCGCAATGCAGGGCAGGGCCCGGCTGCATTCAGACAGTGCGATTCTTGAGGCACGCCGCGCCTTCTATGCGCTCTGCACCCATATCGACCACCAGATCCGCTGGCTGATCGGAACGCTTCGGCAGGAAAAGATCCTCGACAACACGATTGTGGTGTTCATGTCAGATCACGGCGACATGCTGGGCAATCATGGCACGGTCGCGAAACGACTGTTCTATGAATGCTCGGCCAATGTGCCGATGATCGTCATGGGTACGAAGGACAATCCGCGCCTTCAGAACCGCGACACCGACGACCGACTGATGGGTCTTCGGGACGTCATGCCGACGCTTCTGGATATGTGTGGCATCGACGCGCCGGGCAGCATCGACGGCATGTCGATGGCGGACTCCCAACAGCGGGAATACATATACGGCGAATGGGGCGAAGACGACAGCGCCTGCCGCATGATCCGCGACCAACGCTATAAGCTGATCTATTATCCGGTCGGCAATCTCTTCCAACTCTTCGACCTCAACGACGATCCGCGAGAGATGACAAACCTGTCAGCCGATACCGCCCATGCGGATGTTCTGACGCGGATGCAAGAAGCTCTGAGACGCGAGTTGTACGGAGCCGATCTGAATTGGCTGGATGGCGATACATTCGTGGGTCTGCCGGACAAGACCTATTCCTGGCGAGCGGACCGGGGTCTCCATTTCCAGCGCGGCGAAGGTTGGCCACGCTGA
- a CDS encoding IS3 family transposase: protein MGQADPQRKPELLKAQGLTTGELRQAVIHTRQKLATSERRTCRVVGMARSSLQYRPAPKDDDALRLALIRLAKQYGRYGYRKVSELLRIEGWRVNHKKVERLWQEEGLQLPQRHRKRRRLYHKDSSIIRLRPTHPNHIWSIDFVHDKLSNGRSYKMLTVLDEYTRQALAVEVRSRMGAEDVLEALYPLLLCHGTPEYIRSDNGPEFVAKAMQEWLVRVGVRPIRIYPGSPWENGYNERFNGTLRHEILNAEWFTTTKQAQIVINHWLKQYNHTRPHQALNMRPPMPETLIRNGPELGG from the coding sequence ATTGGACAAGCTGATCCTCAAAGAAAGCCTGAACTACTTAAAGCCCAGGGCCTGACGACTGGGGAGCTCCGTCAGGCCGTTATTCATACGCGCCAAAAGCTCGCGACCTCGGAGCGGAGGACCTGCCGGGTCGTCGGTATGGCGCGAAGCTCTCTGCAATATCGACCCGCGCCAAAAGACGATGATGCTCTACGGCTCGCTTTGATCCGCCTGGCCAAGCAATATGGGCGCTACGGCTATCGTAAAGTTTCGGAACTCCTGCGCATCGAGGGCTGGCGGGTCAATCATAAGAAGGTTGAGCGTCTCTGGCAGGAAGAAGGACTGCAACTCCCGCAGCGGCACAGGAAGCGCAGACGGCTTTATCACAAGGACAGCTCGATCATTCGCCTCAGGCCGACGCATCCGAACCACATCTGGAGCATCGACTTCGTTCACGACAAGCTCAGCAATGGCCGGAGCTACAAGATGCTGACCGTTCTGGATGAGTACACCCGGCAGGCCCTGGCCGTGGAAGTTCGCAGCAGGATGGGCGCCGAAGATGTTCTGGAGGCGCTATATCCGCTGCTCCTCTGCCATGGCACGCCGGAGTATATCCGCTCCGACAACGGCCCAGAGTTCGTAGCCAAGGCGATGCAGGAGTGGTTGGTTCGCGTTGGTGTTCGACCAATTAGAATCTATCCGGGGTCCCCTTGGGAAAACGGATACAACGAGAGGTTCAACGGCACTCTCCGGCACGAGATCCTCAACGCTGAATGGTTCACAACAACGAAACAGGCACAGATCGTCATCAATCATTGGCTTAAGCAGTACAACCACACACGTCCGCACCAGGCTCTGAACATGCGACCACCAATGCCAGAAACTCTAATCAGAAATGGCCCAGAACTTGGGGGCTAG
- a CDS encoding transposase, with amino-acid sequence MARKRHSDEDVLKLLREIELKLTGGSDVASACRSVGISDATYYNWRKRFGGMGRSQLSEMRSLEKENGRLKKIVAELELDKLILKESLNYLKPRA; translated from the coding sequence ATGGCACGGAAACGGCATTCGGACGAAGATGTATTGAAGCTGCTGCGTGAGATTGAGCTGAAGCTGACGGGAGGAAGTGACGTTGCATCGGCGTGTCGTAGCGTCGGCATCAGCGATGCGACATATTACAACTGGCGGAAACGGTTTGGTGGTATGGGACGGTCGCAGTTGTCGGAGATGCGCAGCCTGGAAAAGGAGAATGGGCGTCTCAAGAAGATCGTCGCTGAGCTTGAATTGGACAAGCTGATCCTCAAAGAAAGCCTGAACTACTTAAAGCCCAGGGCCTGA
- the ugpC gene encoding sn-glycerol-3-phosphate ABC transporter ATP-binding protein UgpC: MSGVTLNKTVKRYGPVQVIHGVDLEIEDGEFCVFVGPSGCGKSTLLRMIAGLEETSDGQINIGQREVTHIDPAERGVAMVFQTYALYPHMTVQENMSFGLKMTGHAKEEIDRKVSAASKVLKLDEYLSRKPAALSGGQRQRVAIGRAIVRGPEVFLFDEPLSNLDAELRVDMRVEIARLHKELGTTMIYVTHDQVEAMTLADKIVVLRDGRIEQVGAPMDLYRDPDNRFVAGFIGSPSMNFLKGEVSDGGVKVAALGGEIIPATVALPADGSGVIVGIRPQEASLIPEPSSVTVDITEQLGGVAYEYLKTPTGEALVVESKGEDAVASRTAVRVAFDPARVMFFDAETEARLR, encoded by the coding sequence ATGTCGGGTGTTACGCTAAACAAAACCGTCAAACGGTATGGGCCAGTCCAGGTCATCCACGGGGTCGATCTTGAAATCGAGGATGGAGAGTTCTGTGTCTTTGTCGGTCCATCCGGCTGCGGGAAGTCGACACTTCTCAGGATGATTGCGGGGCTGGAGGAAACCTCGGACGGGCAGATTAACATTGGCCAGCGCGAAGTGACCCACATTGACCCTGCCGAGCGTGGCGTGGCGATGGTGTTTCAGACCTATGCACTTTACCCGCATATGACGGTTCAGGAAAACATGAGCTTCGGTCTGAAGATGACAGGCCATGCGAAAGAAGAAATCGACCGTAAAGTCAGCGCCGCATCCAAGGTGCTTAAGCTCGACGAATATCTGTCCCGCAAGCCCGCTGCACTTTCAGGTGGGCAGCGTCAGCGGGTGGCCATCGGTCGCGCGATTGTTCGCGGACCCGAGGTGTTTCTTTTCGACGAGCCGTTGTCGAACCTTGACGCGGAATTGCGCGTGGACATGCGCGTAGAGATTGCGCGCCTGCACAAGGAATTGGGCACGACGATGATCTATGTCACCCACGATCAGGTCGAGGCGATGACGCTTGCCGACAAGATCGTTGTTCTGCGTGATGGTCGGATCGAACAGGTCGGCGCGCCAATGGATCTGTATCGTGATCCCGACAACCGCTTCGTTGCCGGTTTCATCGGCTCTCCTTCGATGAATTTCCTGAAAGGCGAGGTAAGCGACGGCGGCGTGAAAGTTGCGGCGCTTGGGGGTGAGATTATTCCGGCCACTGTGGCATTGCCCGCGGATGGCAGCGGCGTAATCGTTGGAATTCGCCCGCAAGAAGCATCGCTGATCCCGGAACCTTCGTCAGTCACCGTGGATATTACCGAACAACTCGGCGGCGTCGCTTACGAGTACCTCAAGACGCCAACCGGAGAGGCTTTGGTGGTTGAAAGCAAGGGCGAAGACGCCGTGGCTTCGAGAACCGCGGTGCGGGTGGCATTTGATCCGGCACGCGTCATGTTCTTTGATGCCGAAACAGAAGCACGTTTGCGGTAA
- a CDS encoding helix-turn-helix domain-containing protein, whose translation MPIEKADGTVGKALEVLDSVAAFERPVKFTELLENSVYPKATLYRLLQTLVNQSVLVHDTDTGTYSLGLRLIRLAHNAWEHASLAPIARPFIERLAATAGESVHLAQLDNGQVVFVDKLKASDRFETLAQVGKVAPAYCTGVGKAMLAFIAPKRLDIVVRQQSFFQYTSRTHVSADSLLAELPHIRNDGIAFDREEHEDGIISIAAPIFLANGRVIGALSVATSTARYDLETLKTFRDDLVSMAGEIGDHATSWHFPG comes from the coding sequence ATGCCGATTGAGAAGGCTGACGGGACAGTCGGAAAGGCGCTGGAAGTACTTGATTCGGTCGCTGCTTTTGAGCGCCCCGTGAAGTTTACCGAGCTCCTTGAGAACTCGGTCTATCCCAAGGCCACGCTGTACCGGCTTCTTCAGACACTGGTGAACCAATCTGTGCTTGTGCACGACACCGACACTGGCACCTATTCGCTTGGACTCAGGCTCATCCGATTGGCGCATAACGCCTGGGAGCATGCCTCACTTGCTCCAATCGCCCGCCCTTTCATCGAACGGTTGGCGGCAACGGCCGGGGAAAGTGTGCATCTTGCTCAATTGGACAACGGTCAAGTTGTTTTTGTCGACAAGCTGAAAGCCTCGGATCGTTTCGAAACTTTGGCCCAGGTTGGCAAAGTGGCCCCGGCGTATTGCACGGGCGTAGGCAAGGCGATGCTGGCGTTTATCGCACCGAAGCGACTTGATATCGTGGTTCGACAGCAGTCATTCTTTCAATATACGTCGCGGACCCATGTTTCCGCAGACAGCCTATTGGCTGAGTTGCCACATATCCGGAACGACGGAATCGCATTTGACCGCGAAGAGCACGAAGATGGAATTATCTCGATCGCGGCGCCGATTTTTCTGGCGAACGGGCGGGTAATCGGGGCGCTTTCGGTGGCAACGTCGACGGCGCGATACGATCTTGAAACGCTTAAGACGTTTCGTGATGACTTGGTGTCCATGGCTGGCGAGATCGGTGATCATGCCACGTCCTGGCATTTTCCGGGATAA
- a CDS encoding extracellular solute-binding protein, with translation MFRTLNLTVVAAAATALMASTALARDLVINFDDLNPGPKAAFENAIELFKTENPDINVIANNNDREAHKTAIRNFLTADAPDVTSWYPGNRMAPFVDAGLFQPVDDVWADNGFNEDLAAIKATMSRDGKIWGVPYTYYQWGIYYRKDVFDLLELEEFATWDDMLAGCAKMKENGVTPFTIGTKFLWTAAGVFDYLNLRTNGYDVHNALTAGEIKYTDPRIVATMDNWETLISECGFVDNHASMSWQDAIAPFANGDAAMYVMGNFSVDGYKNAGLTEDQIDFMPFPTIDASIPLAEEAPADAFFIPTNAKNVEDAKKWLAFVARADVQSEWNKTIGQLPINAKAEIADDKFIQEGFDLLNAATGIAQFYDRDAPAEMAKAGMEGFQKFMLDPSTKMEVLERLDEVAAEVYK, from the coding sequence ATGTTTCGTACACTCAACTTGACAGTTGTCGCAGCCGCGGCGACCGCTCTGATGGCATCCACGGCACTTGCCCGCGATTTGGTCATCAACTTTGACGACCTGAACCCAGGCCCGAAAGCAGCCTTCGAAAATGCAATCGAGCTGTTCAAGACAGAAAATCCTGACATCAACGTCATTGCCAACAACAATGACCGTGAAGCGCACAAGACCGCGATCCGGAACTTCCTGACGGCTGACGCGCCCGACGTGACATCGTGGTATCCGGGCAACCGCATGGCCCCCTTTGTGGACGCTGGCCTGTTTCAGCCGGTTGACGACGTCTGGGCTGACAACGGATTCAACGAAGACCTGGCTGCCATCAAGGCAACCATGTCGCGTGACGGCAAAATCTGGGGCGTGCCTTACACCTACTACCAGTGGGGCATTTACTATCGCAAAGACGTCTTTGACCTGTTGGAGCTGGAAGAATTCGCAACCTGGGACGACATGCTGGCTGGCTGTGCGAAGATGAAGGAAAACGGCGTCACCCCGTTCACCATTGGAACCAAGTTCCTGTGGACCGCCGCCGGTGTTTTCGACTACTTGAACCTGCGTACCAACGGCTATGATGTGCACAACGCGCTGACCGCCGGCGAGATCAAGTACACTGACCCGCGCATCGTTGCGACGATGGACAACTGGGAAACGCTGATCAGCGAATGCGGCTTTGTCGACAACCACGCCTCGATGAGCTGGCAGGACGCAATCGCACCCTTCGCCAATGGCGATGCGGCTATGTACGTGATGGGCAACTTTTCGGTCGATGGCTACAAGAACGCTGGCCTGACCGAAGACCAGATTGACTTCATGCCCTTCCCGACAATCGACGCAAGCATTCCACTGGCCGAGGAAGCACCGGCAGATGCCTTCTTCATTCCGACCAACGCCAAGAACGTCGAAGACGCCAAGAAGTGGCTTGCCTTCGTTGCGCGCGCGGATGTGCAGTCCGAATGGAACAAGACCATCGGACAACTTCCGATCAACGCCAAGGCCGAGATCGCGGATGACAAGTTCATTCAGGAAGGCTTTGACCTGTTGAACGCAGCCACCGGCATTGCCCAGTTCTACGACCGTGACGCTCCGGCAGAAATGGCCAAGGCTGGTATGGAAGGCTTCCAGAAGTTCATGCTGGATCCATCGACCAAGATGGAAGTCCTTGAGCGCCTGGATGAAGTCGCCGCCGAGGTTTACAAGTAA
- a CDS encoding ABC transporter permease subunit gives MSDTTGQQNSWLSRHKLSVAPWFFLAPALFFFAIYVVIPIFESLALSFYEWNGLYTADGESTAVWVGFGNYIKLWDDPNFWMSLKNNIAWLILYMLAVPVGLFIALFLNQTVPGMRFYKSMFFFPFVISQVVVGLIFGWFYNPDFGVVGSIWKAIYCEETTNILGNVTFNCTRPAPDILSSPEWATYGIIFAGLWPQVAYCMILYLTGLNNVAADQIEAARLDGAKGWKMLWYVVLPQLRPATFIAVVVTVIGALRSFDMIAIMTQGGPFGSTNVLAHYMYEVAISEYGERYGYGSAVATVLFMIMLIYISYFLWRMYQDEKGTR, from the coding sequence ATGAGCGACACAACTGGACAACAAAACAGCTGGCTCTCTCGTCATAAGCTTTCCGTTGCGCCTTGGTTCTTTCTGGCACCTGCACTGTTCTTTTTCGCGATCTATGTCGTGATCCCGATATTCGAAAGCCTCGCCCTCAGCTTCTATGAATGGAATGGGCTGTACACCGCAGACGGCGAATCCACTGCTGTTTGGGTTGGTTTTGGCAATTATATCAAACTATGGGACGATCCGAATTTCTGGATGTCGCTTAAGAACAACATCGCATGGCTGATACTTTACATGCTTGCGGTGCCTGTCGGTTTGTTCATTGCTTTGTTCCTCAATCAGACCGTGCCCGGCATGCGGTTCTACAAGTCGATGTTCTTCTTCCCTTTTGTCATTAGCCAGGTCGTTGTCGGCCTGATCTTCGGCTGGTTCTACAATCCCGATTTCGGCGTTGTCGGATCGATCTGGAAGGCCATTTATTGCGAAGAAACCACCAACATTCTTGGCAATGTGACTTTCAACTGCACGCGCCCAGCGCCCGATATCCTGTCCAGCCCGGAATGGGCAACATACGGGATCATCTTTGCAGGGCTTTGGCCGCAGGTCGCCTATTGCATGATCCTATATCTAACGGGCCTCAACAATGTCGCGGCTGATCAGATCGAAGCGGCACGTCTGGACGGCGCCAAGGGCTGGAAGATGCTTTGGTACGTCGTACTGCCGCAGCTTCGTCCGGCCACCTTCATCGCTGTGGTTGTAACGGTTATCGGTGCCCTTCGAAGTTTTGATATGATCGCCATCATGACCCAGGGTGGGCCCTTCGGGTCGACCAACGTGCTGGCACACTACATGTACGAAGTCGCAATCTCTGAATATGGCGAACGCTATGGCTATGGTTCCGCGGTGGCGACCGTTCTGTTCATGATCATGCTGATCTACATCAGTTACTTCTTGTGGCGGATGTATCAGGACGAGAAAGGGACCCGATAA